The following are encoded in a window of Amblyraja radiata isolate CabotCenter1 chromosome 7, sAmbRad1.1.pri, whole genome shotgun sequence genomic DNA:
- the fam171b gene encoding protein FAM171B → MSGSFSCLALFVLFCCNGLNGSTGSKATAKPTGVEAHNKTGSLHAHHHHQQQHQRQRSLQLPGQGPGSSFTLKVQLNDVVTRHFLDRAIVDVFVNFTKTNTALSEDGGGVVFKVPYTLGLPLTVTARKEGYLLASLPWKTRRVPVFAAVTLSMIPQSRANLWLFEDAILITGGKIDDGRYPSVQFPKGLLKLPKNTHVSNLTAYLTAPQPPWRTDNFIHTMGTLMNKSRLKSIELTPLAAINVELFAAGKAVKVTGSVHITLPLGPTDLVTHADALPAWTLDLKIGAWVNRGLGTVRKEGGQLVWTYVAPHLGQWIAAPLPLTTGTIGRIAKDMSNYHSTLLVAILGGTAVILAGFVGVLLCYCRGRYHHPHKKSQIKTKMDTSKKDQTTSTNHVNVAPGTKESSKPDEKPTLQQSHAISYSPRREMSHKEAKEFCKLVNKTAEKQNNESCQIYVENFTVRSRKKCMDNLYQQATNSPEDVPKNALQIKHMKMLARRREMIDGQYKMQHAVNEEMYQLPIISNKLLPIYNPTVAIMQAQDHFGTADQVSRSATLPRNRQMVYSPLAEPLTRDSYTQTLPKMPLHSQQQSESQRQHVLQGQQALDPKSANWGRYSNNLLESVSVPGTLNEAVGVTPFAAELQGISEQTLLELTKSKPSPHPRAWFVSLEGKPIPPIRHSCVLVPKPKKAHSNDTSLDSGVDMNEHHTGRRLEKDKTCAKGGPASKSLYSEDLELSGSESGTAVCTPEDLSFRQVLDGGSGHLVEVEEEQSDQSLQDEEISVTPPHKLGRMSTEGEGDDSKKSVWQKREERPLIPLN, encoded by the exons GGTCCTCATTCACCTTGAAGGTGCAGTTAAACGATGTGGTCACTCGCCATTTCCTGGACAGGGCCATCGTTGACGTCTTTGTTAACTTCACCAAAACCAACACGGCCCTCAGTGAGGATGGTGGAGGAGTGGTTTTCAAAGTACCGTACACGCTGGGCCTCCCTCTGACTGTCACTGCACGTAAAGAGGGCTACCTGCTTGCATCCTTGCCCTGGAAAACCAGAAGAGTGCCAG TTTTTGCAGCTGTAACGCTTTCGATGATTCCGCAGAGCCGAGCAAACCTCTGGTTATTCGAAGATGCCATCTTAATAACAGGAGGGAAAATTG ATGACGGAAGATATCCCAGCGTCCAGTTCCCAAAGGGGTTACTGAAACTTCCGAAGAATACACATGTTTCTAATCTAACAGCCTATCTCACAGCTCCCCAGCCTCCCTGGCGTACAGACAACTTCATCCATACAATGGGAACCTTAATGAATAAATCAA GGCTGAAGAGCATCGAGCTGACTCCACTGGCTGCCATTAATGTTGAGTTGTTTGCTGCTGGTAAAGCGGTGAAGGTGACTGGGTCTGTCCACATCACATTGCCCCTTGGACCGACTGACCTGGTGACACATGCGGATGCTCTTCCAGCTTGGACTCTTGACCTGAAAATTG GTGCCTGGGTAAACCGAGGACTCGGAACAGTTAGGAAAGAGGGTGGCCAGCTTGTCTGGACCTACGTAGCCCCTCACTTGGGACAATGGATAGCAGCCCCGTTACCATTAACAACAG GTACAATCGGTCGCATTGCAAAGGATATGAGCAACTACCATTCCACACTTCTGGTGGCCATCTTGGGAGGCACTGCTGTGATTCTTGCTGGATTTGTCGGTGTGCTTTTATGTTATTGCAG aGGACGCTACCATCATCCACATAAAAAATCACAGATCAAGACCAAAATGGATACCTCGAAGAAAGACCAGACCACATCGACCAACCATGTGAACGTGGCTCCTGGCACCAAGGAAAGTTCGAAGCCTGATGAGAAGCCAACTTTGCAACAGTCTCACGCCATCTCCTACAGTCCTCGAAGGGAAATGTCTCATAAAGAAGCCAAGGAATTCTGCAAACTTGTGAATAAAACCGCAGAGAAACAAAACAATGAGAGCTGTCAAATTTACGTCGAAAATTTCACGGTCCGATCTCGGAAAAAGTGCATGGATAACCTCTATCAACAGGCAACCAACAGCCCAGAGGATGTCCCCAAGAACGCGTTGCAGATTAAACATATGAAAATGCTGGCCCGGAGAAGGGAGATGATTGACGGGCAATACAAAATGCAGCACGCTGTTAATGAAGAAATGTACCAATTACCTATAATTTCGAATAAATTGTTGCCTATTTATAACCCGACTGTTGCTATCATGCAAGCCCAAGATCATTTTGGCACTGCAGACCAGGTTTCTCGGTCGGCTACCTTGCCCAGAAACAGGCAGATGGTGTACAGCCCGTTAGCCGAGCCACTCACCAGGGACAGCTACACACAGACACTTCCTAAAATGCCGCTGCACTCCCAACAGCAGTCTGAATCCCAGAGACAACACGTTCTCCAGGGGCAGCAGGCGTTGGATCCCAAGTCTGCCAACTGGGGAAGGTACAGCAACAACCTGCTGGAGTCCGTATCTGTTCCTGGAACCTTGAATGAGGCGGTGGGAGTGACCCCGTTTGCTGCAGAACTGCAGGGCATCTCCGAGCAGACGCTGCTGGAGCTGACCAAAAGCAAGCCTTCTCCTCACCCCAGAGCCTGGTTCGTGTCTCTGGAGGGCAAGCCGATCCCACCCATCAGACATTCGTGCGTGCTCGTTCCCAAACCCAAGAAGGCCCACAGCAACGACACCAGTCTCGACTCGGGAGTTGACATGAACGAGCACCACACCGGCAGGAGGCTGGAAAAGGATAAAACTTGCGCCAAAGGCGGGCCGGCCTCGAAGAGCCTTTACTCGGAAGATCTGGAGCTGAGCGGGAGTGAGAGCGGCACGGCGGTCTGCACCCCAGAGGACCTCTCCTTCAGGCAAGTGCTGGACGGGGGCAGTGGCCACCTCGTGGAGGTTGAAGAGGAACAAAGTGACCAGAGTTTACAGGACGAGGAGATCAGTGTGACCCCACCCCACAAACTGGGCCGCATGAGTACTGAAGGTGAGGGGGACGATAGTAAAAAAAGTGTTTGGCAGAAGAGAGAGGAACGACCTCTAATCCCTCTAAACTAA